From the genome of Elusimicrobiota bacterium, one region includes:
- a CDS encoding acyl-CoA dehydrogenase family protein — protein MPLEALSEAQKMARDSARDFAEKRLKPVAQKLDEDEAIPRELYAEAAELGFLGMMLPEEYGGLGLDYMSYVLAMEELARGSAAFQVGLTVHNSLVCSGIYRFGTDEQKKRYLPKMAKGEWVGSYCLSESGAGSDAGSLSASASAEGEFYILNGAKAWVTNGGFAHVFMVFVSTRKELGSRGVSCILVEKGTPGFEVGKKEKKLGIRASDTRELSFNNCRVPKSQRLGAENEGFQIAKAQLESGRVSIAAQAVGIAQAAFEEAVCYAKARRQFGKALSEFQATQFKIADMAAGIDAARLLTYRAAMLINEGRPCGREASIAKLFSSQMCNRVAYDALQIHGGNGYIREFPVERYFRDARITEIYEGTSEIQRLIIAKDVLKS, from the coding sequence ATGCCGCTTGAGGCCTTGAGCGAGGCCCAGAAAATGGCCCGGGACTCTGCCCGGGATTTCGCCGAGAAGCGCTTGAAGCCCGTGGCCCAGAAGCTCGACGAGGACGAGGCCATCCCGCGTGAGCTTTACGCCGAGGCGGCCGAGCTTGGCTTCTTGGGGATGATGCTGCCCGAGGAATACGGGGGTCTGGGACTCGACTACATGAGCTACGTCCTGGCCATGGAGGAGCTGGCCCGGGGCTCGGCGGCATTCCAGGTGGGGCTCACGGTCCACAACTCCTTGGTCTGCTCCGGGATTTACCGCTTCGGGACCGACGAGCAAAAGAAAAGATACCTTCCCAAGATGGCCAAGGGCGAATGGGTCGGCTCTTACTGCCTCTCAGAGTCCGGAGCCGGCTCCGACGCCGGAAGCCTCTCCGCCTCGGCTTCGGCCGAAGGGGAATTTTACATTCTAAACGGGGCCAAGGCCTGGGTCACCAACGGGGGCTTTGCCCATGTTTTCATGGTTTTCGTCTCCACCCGTAAGGAGTTGGGGAGCCGGGGTGTCAGCTGCATCCTTGTAGAAAAAGGAACCCCGGGCTTCGAGGTCGGGAAAAAGGAGAAAAAGCTCGGCATCCGCGCCTCGGACACGCGGGAGCTTTCCTTTAATAACTGCCGGGTGCCCAAGTCCCAGAGGCTGGGGGCCGAGAACGAGGGCTTTCAAATCGCCAAGGCCCAGCTGGAAAGCGGGAGAGTGAGCATCGCGGCCCAGGCCGTGGGCATCGCCCAGGCCGCCTTCGAGGAGGCGGTGTGCTATGCCAAGGCCCGGCGGCAGTTCGGCAAGGCCTTGTCAGAGTTCCAGGCCACCCAATTCAAGATCGCGGACATGGCCGCGGGCATCGACGCGGCGAGGCTTCTCACTTACCGCGCGGCCATGCTTATAAACGAGGGCCGCCCCTGCGGGAGGGAGGCTTCCATCGCGAAGCTCTTCTCCTCCCAGATGTGCAACCGCGTGGCCTACGATGCCCTTCAGATACACGGCGGCAACGGCTACATCCGGGAATTCCCGGTCGAGCGCTATTTCCGCGACGCCCGCATCACCGAGATCTACGAAGGCACCTCTGAGATCCAGCGCCTCATCATCGCCAAAGACGTCCTCAAGTCGTGA